From Equus quagga isolate Etosha38 chromosome 3, UCLA_HA_Equagga_1.0, whole genome shotgun sequence, one genomic window encodes:
- the ALB gene encoding albumin, which translates to MQWVTFVSLLFLFSSAYSRGVLRRDTHKSEIAHRFNDLGEKHFKGLVLVAFSQYLQQCPFEDHVKLVNEVTEFAKKCAADESAENCDKSLHTLFGDKLCTVATLRATYGELADCCEKQEPERNECFLTHKDDHPNLPKLKPEPDAQCAAFQEDPDKFLGKYLYEVARRHPYFYGPELLFHAEEYKADFTECCPADDKAGCLIPKLDALKERILLSSAKERLKCSSFQKFGERAFKAWSVARLSQKFPKADFAEVSKIVTDLTKVHKECCHGDLLECADDRADLTKYICEHQDLISGKLKACCDKPLLQKSHCIAEVKEDDLPSDLPALAADFAEDKEICKHYKDAKDVFLGTFLYEYSRRHPDYSVSLLLRIAKTYETTLEKCCAEADPPACYATVFDQFTPLVEEPKSLVKKNCDLFEEVGEYDFQNALIVRYTKKAPQVSTPTLVEIGRTLGKVGSRCCKLPESERLPCSENHLALALNRLCVLHEKTPVSEKITKCCTDSLAERRPCFSALELDEGYVPKEFKAETFTFHADICTLPEDEKQIKKQSALAELVKHKPKATKEQLKTVLGNFSAFVAKCCGAEDKEACFAEEGPKLVASSQLALA; encoded by the exons ATGCAGTGGGtaacttttgtttcccttctctttctcttcagctCTGCTTATTCCAGAGGCGTGTTGCGTCGTGATACAC acaAGAGTGAGATTGCTCATCGGTTTAAtgatttgggagaaaaacatttcaaaggcct GGTGCTGGTTGCCTTTTCTCAGTATCTCCAGCAGTGCCCATTTGAGGACCACGTAAAATTAGTGAATGAAGTAACTGAATTTGCAAAAAAATGTGCTGCTGATGAGTCAGCTGAAAATTGTGACAAGTCACTT CATACTCTTTTTGGAGATAAACTGTGTACAGTTGCAACTCTTCGTGCAACCTACGGTGAACTGGCTGACTGCTGTGAAAAACAAGAACCTGAGAGAAATGAATGCTTCCTGACACACAAAGATGATCACCCAAACCTCCCCAAGCTGAAACCAGAACCGGACGCTCAGTGTGCCGCCTTCCAGGAAGATCCAGACAAGTTTCTGGGAAA ataCCTGTATGAAGTTGCCAGAAGACATCCTTACTTTTACGGCCCAGAACTCCTTTTCCACGCTGAGGAATATAAAGCAGATTTTACAGAATGCTGTCCAGCTGATGATAAAGCTGGCTGTCTGATACCGAAG cttgATGCTTTGAAGGAAAGAATACTGCTTTCATCTGCCAAAGAGAGACTCAAGTGCTCCAGTTTCCAAAAATTTGGGGAGAGAGCTTTCAAAGCATG gTCAGTAGCTCGCCTGAGCCAGAAATTTCCCAAGGCTGACTTTGCAGAGGTTTCCAAGATAGTGACAGATCTTACCAAAGTCCACAAGGAATGCTGCCACGGTGACCTGCTTGAATGTGCCGATGACAGG GCGGATCTTACCAAGTACATATGTGAACATCAAGATTTAATCTCTGGCAAACTGAAAGCATGCTGTGATAAACCTTTGTTGCAAAAATCCCACTGCATTGCCGAGGTGAAAGAAGATGACCTGCCTAGTGACCTGCCTGCATTAGCTGCTGATTTTGCTGAAGATAAGGAAATCTGCAAACACTATAAGGATGCCAAAGATGTCTTCCTGGGCAC GTTTTTGTATGAATACTCAAGAAGGCATCCTGATTACTCCGTCTCCTTGCTGTTGAGAATTGCCAAGACATATGAAACCACGCTGGAGAAGTGCTGTGCGGAGGCCGACCCTCCTGCGTGCTACGCCACAGTG TTTGATCAGTTTACACCTCTTGTGGAGGAGCCTAAGAGTTTAGTCAAGAAAAACTGTGACCTTTTTGAAGAGGTTGGAGAGTATGACTTTCAAAATGC GCTCATAGTTCGTTACACCAAGAAAGCACCCCAGGTGTCGACTCCAACTCTCGTGGAGATTGGAAGGACCCTGGGGAAAGTGGGCAGCAGATGCTGTAAACTTCCTGAATCAGAAAGATTGCCCTGTTCTGAAAACCAT CTGGCCTTGGCCCTGAACCGGTTGTGTGTGTTGCATGAGAAGACACCAGTGAGCGAGAAGATTACCAAATGCTGCACGGATTCCTTGGCAGAAAGACGGCCATGCTTTTCTGCTCTGGAACTCGATGAAGGATATGTTCCCAAAGAATTTAAGGCTGAAACATTCACCTTCCATGCAGATATATGCACACTTCCTGAAGATGAGAAACAAATCAAGAAACAATC